One Argentina anserina chromosome 6, drPotAnse1.1, whole genome shotgun sequence genomic window, AGTAGTGCTTCTTTTTCTGGTGTGGATGCAACAGAGGCTCTGGATAAGGAAATCCAGGTTAGTTTTAAATTGCCATTTTAGTTTCATTcctttctttgtttctcatTATAGCTTGAGCTGTCAATACTGTAGTTTTGCACTATATACCCAATTAACATACATCCTGGAAATTTGCTATAGATCTTTCTAATTAGTAACTCAGCTTCTAATGAGTGTTTTTCTAATTAGTAACTCAGTTTCTTATTATTATCTTTGCTTTTGTAACATATCGAGAGAATCATCATAGGATGAACCAAGTAATCAGGAACTGATGTTAGTAAATTACTACCAAGGAGTTGTTGGTCTAGCAGTCAGTCACTTGGTTTGCTCCCAAGTGGTCCGGGGTTTGATCCTCTCCCATGGTACCCACCTagcaaaaaataagaaaagttaGTTTTCAGTTTCCCAGATGTGGTGTGGTCAGGCGGGAATCCTGGGGACTAGTCGGGTCAAAGATCTGGACACCctagtttaaaaaaaattgttagtGGATCACTGGATTTCATACATCTGTGGATGATCAAAATTTCGAGTCATGAATGCTGTCCTTGGTTCAATTTTGTTGCAATTATctaacttttttattttcaaaccaAACTCAAATGGACATTGGATGATATCAGTTTTTTTATGTAGTGATGGGGTTTTGAGTTAATGATTATGCATGGTTATGACTTTCAAAAGTACTAATTATTGAATGTGTTTTCTCTTGTTGTAGAAATTATATGATGACTTGCCTCAAGACAAGATGAGATCAGATCAGTTCCAGTCAGGGAATTCTTCACCAAGAAATTCATTCCTTAACGAGCTTCATAAGGCTCTTGGGGAACTGAAGTTCCAAGTTCTTGAGTCAGAATATCAGTTGTCACAAAGACTGTCCTTGGTATGTATCTTTGTGTTGATAATATGTAAAACGATCAAGACTTCCGTAATTCTAAATTAATCTTCACAAACAAAAACAGGTTGAATTGGTAGCTATTATAATTGAGAGTGCATAATGCTATGCCCACTTTCAACCGGTTgaatctttttttgttttacttgttATGAGTAGCCTTAGCTTGACACCCCTTGTCCTTTGGCTTTGAACAGGCAGAGAAGGATATGACATCAGCAATTGAACTTCTAAGACATGCAGCTTCGATATTAAGGATTCTTAGACTCGGTTCAATGGAGGAGCAATCTAGGTACATTGCTGTGTGGTCTCAAATGGTCTCCATATGTGCGGAAGAGCTAAAACATGGCTCTTTAATTTGGAGGCAATCATTAGAAAAGAATGTTCAGAAGCAGATGTTATCTGAACCACGAGGTACCAGACACAAAAATAACTATTGATGTCATCCCTAGTATATGTTCATAATTTAATGTCTAATCCTGTTATTGTATACAGGCAAGCAGTATATCATTGCTCTGGGAGAAATGTACCGAGTAGTTTTAGTTCTGAGAGCCTCAACCAAACTGTACAGTCCTTGGATTCTATTACAGTCAGATTGTTCTAGCTTGATTGGTCTTCTAAACCAGTGTTATACTCTATGGTCAAGTTCAGGACTTGATGAAGCTCTCAGAAGTATTTCAGATaaagatgatttcaaatatgacgAAAATGTTAATGCATTACTGGATTCCTTAAACTCTATAAATCATCTTGACGCATTTTCACTCCAAGACCATTTTTTGAGTGGACAACAAGCTCTATGTTCGCTGTCACTTTTATCAGCAGGAGCTGTGCCAGGTAACAGAAATTATTAAATGTTCCTCGGTGTTCATTTGAATTTACACCATCTGATAAATGTGCTCAATAATTATAGTACTTGCACAATACACATCACTTGTCTGTAACACGGTAATTAACTTTCATGGTTGAGGAATTTGGTTTCCTGTCAAAATactaaaagtctaaaactAGTAGAATTCTGTGAATTACTCTTTACTTTAGTGAGATGGAATGTTGTACTTTCAATTTGGGCATGTCATcagatttataaaaaaaaaaaaaactgaaactaGGTGCATTGTCTCTAATTTTGTTTGGTGATAAAGTAGGGTGTAATCCTTGATTGCTCTATCTAATTCAGATTTCTGTCTcaagaaacccagaaaaagtTATGCTAGTTACAGAAATAATGATTCGCTATTCTTAACAGTCTCCTAAGCTCTTGATAGTTTCAATTGGTTATTCTTATTAATTGGTTGTGTATTTCAGGTATTAAAATGGTGGTGTGGAACGACCAACACTATTTATTGACCCTTGCAAACCTGTGGATAAATTTAATTGGTGGTGATCCCCCGCAATTGCCACACTTCAGTTTTAGCTGAGGAGAAAAAACATGTTGAAGGAAGACTTGGAGATTCGCTTTGGCTGAAGTTTCGTCTTGAATCTGTTGTTACCTCTGAAACAGGGATCTTGGATTCTATTTAGTGGGGACTGAAATGAAGATTGACGATTAGATCCAAAAAAAGTAGCGGCAACTTCTCAAACTCACAATCAGGAAGAAAAATCTCAATATGGCTTTAAGAAGATCCACAAAACGGCCATGCTGGTCCGTTTAGTCCTACCAAGTTCTGGTGGAGGTCTTGTATCTTGCCATTCATTTTTTTGGGAGCTGTAGTATAATAGCCATTGGAAATGTAAGAAATGTATCAATGTGTGTAGTTGTGTGTCTGACTGGGTGTATAAGAAAAGCATTCATCTACCCAGTAATAGAATTTTGAGAGGAGGAAGAATTTACTCAGATTGCCAATTCCTACTTTGTATTGCAAAATTTCATACTATAAAGGAGTTTCaaatgaattttttatttatggaATCCACtagaattttatataaaacaaaggCCATGCTACTCTGTTGTTGTCATGTGTCATGCAGTAGACAAGATCTCTTGAGCCTAAACTAAAACTTAATATATAGCATACTTCTGTTCTATAATAACTATCCTCGAATTTAAACagaaataacataaaataaaataaaagcatATTCTAGCATAGCTATATGCTAGGAAAAAATCTAAACTGTCCCTGGCCGGCAAGACAACCAGGGCATAATCCAAACCACAAGCAATGGGCCCAAAGACCAAGACCTAACCCACAACCCAAGCCCAAAGGCTTCAGCCTCGGCCCAGATGCAGGAGACCCAGCACCAATCCAAGCCCTCTCTCTACACCTCGACGCTGTCGCCGGTGTCCAGACTCTATTCCAGCTCAAACCCAGTGGATTAGCTTCCAAGATTGAAGCTTTCAAGCGACAACCACAGCCGCCAAGGATGCACCAAACCTTGTGCCGCCCCACAGATCGAAACAGATCCCAGTACCCTTAGATTTGGCGGCCAAGCTTTGTAGCCAGGCCCTGCATCCAAGGAGTGCCGCCATAAAACATAATAGGTCGGAGAGCCAACCTTCTTCAACGCTGTCGTCGAAAGTGATTCTCGCCATCACTACACGATCTGTGCCAAGAGGTCTCGATGCCGCCACCCATTCGTCTGTGCAATCGCTACGCTCCAAGATAGAAACGTCTCACCGCCATGTAACTCTAGGTTTGAAGCCCATCATCACCACCAACCATAGAAAAGCCAGCATCAAGAAAGTTCGATCACTTTGACGGCTAGGGAGAAACCCTAGCAGAGCAAAGGCCgacatagattttttttacaactCTTCTAGGAAAGTTGGAGGTTTCAAGTGATTGATAGTCAATACTCAATAGCTATGTTATCTATATTGGATGTATTGAATGTGGCATTTTGGAAAACCAAACAAGGTAAAATGAAGAGGCTAAAAAGTTATAAAGAAAAGACCAAAGAGTACTCATTTTCACTTTTTACCCTATAAAAGGGGATCTAGGTAAGAAATTGGAGATGAGctcttgaaagttgaaaccaaacggCGCAAATGATGGTGATGGTTCCAAATTCCAATCACTGCTAGGGCATActgttcttcaatttcttaGTTGCCTTTTCCTCAATTTCATCATCCTTAATGCATAGATATACAAACCCTAGCTTTGTTATATATGcacataaatatttatatgCTTTCCATCTTCTAGGGTTTTAATTCTCCAAATCAAGAATCAGGGCATATCTACATTGGAACCCCATATCTCGCTTCTGCGTGTAAAAATTGGAATAGAGAATATGTCAGTTGTAGCTGCCAATAAGAAGCTTAAGAGAGAAATCccacctcctccttctccaccaccaccatggtCTGATCTTCACATTGACATATTAGTTTGCATCATGGGACGCCTTTGTTATGTGGATCAGATTCATTTTGGTGCTGTTTGCAAGAATTGGGGACTAGTTTCTGGTGTGAAGCCTGCAGATAAACTCCCTTCGGTTCTGACACTGAATTTTAACTGCAAGCATGATTATTATCCCATTACCCTATATGATCCATCTAGCAGCATTACTTACGAGCTTGATCATGAAATTGAACGGTCAACTGTCCCAGGGTTTGGCAAACTACAAGTGTGTGGTGCAGGAAAGAACGGTTGGTTACTTCTAGCAGATATTACACCAAACATATTTTGCTTTGACTCTAAAATTTATGTCTACAATCCTTACAGAGATGGGGAATATATCAATTTACCCCATTTGACTGGCAGTAGGATCAAAGCCACGTTTGGTGGTACCTCTGATCTAACATCTAGAGATTGTTTGTTTTTCCCGGTGCATGATGTTGAAGAGGATCAAATGGGGTTGAGAATTAGCACTTGCCGCCATGGTGATAGAAGGTGGACTAGCCATTTTAAAGATAGGCATAGTAAGGAGATATTAATTGGTGTGTTCCATGTCAAGGGCCTCTTCTTCTGTGTCTTCAAAAGTGGAATGCTAGGTTCATTCAACCCAGATACCAAAGTTTGGAGCTTGCTGGATACTGCTGAAAATATGGAATTAGTGGAGCTTCAAAATCTAGCAGCTTTCGAAGCTAGTGTTGTTGAGTCTGATGGAGAGGTGTTGCTGGTGTACTTTAAGCGGGACTATAAGCCTTGGCACATTTTCAAGCTAGATTGGTTGCAAATGAAATGGGTAAAGGAAGTTAGCTTGGGTAAAAGAGTGTTATTTCTTGGTGACATCTCGTTTTTGTATTCTGCTGATGGTGAAATAAAGGACTTGGCTGATCGTATCTATTATCATGGTTTTAGGAAATCTTACTTCTATCCAATCAAGTCGGGTATTGGTAGGCTCCGCAGCAATGCATTAATACGCCATTCATGCATACATTATGAGTCACGAAGCGATCATATGCTCAGAGTTTGGATCAAACCACCAACACTATAAGGATATGCAGTACATGCTAGCATCAATCGATTGCAGATGAGTTTCATACCTCGATGGCTCAATGATAGTAACTAGTAGTACTATTAGAATGAAGTActatttcttttgaattccatTTTGTAATCCCTTGTCTGTTCAACAGATTTAATTGCTTCCTTATTTTGATTGTAATCTTGTATTTTGAGAAGCATTCCTTTTTTTTAgatttattgttatatatgcatgtgGTTGTGTGACTGTCTTGTAGCAACCGTTTCCATTTTCTTTTGGTAGTCAGTTAGGCATGCAAATCATTGTTT contains:
- the LOC126800734 gene encoding F-box/kelch-repeat protein At1g57790-like; translated protein: MLGKNLNCPWPARQPGHNPNHKQWAQRPRPNPQPKPKGFSLGPDAGDPAPIQALSLHLDAVAGVQTLFQLKPSGLASKIEAFKRQPQPPRMHQTLCRPTDRNRSQVLILQIKNQGISTLEPHISLLRVKIGIENMSVVAANKKLKREIPPPPSPPPPWSDLHIDILVCIMGRLCYVDQIHFGAVCKNWGLVSGVKPADKLPSVLTLNFNCKHDYYPITLYDPSSSITYELDHEIERSTVPGFGKLQVCGAGKNGWLLLADITPNIFCFDSKIYVYNPYRDGEYINLPHLTGSRIKATFGGTSDLTSRDCLFFPVHDVEEDQMGLRISTCRHGDRRWTSHFKDRHSKEILIGVFHVKGLFFCVFKSGMLGSFNPDTKVWSLLDTAENMELVELQNLAAFEASVVESDGEVLLVYFKRDYKPWHIFKLDWLQMKWVKEVSLGKRVLFLGDISFLYSADGEIKDLADRIYYHGFRKSYFYPIKSGIGRLRSNALIRHSCIHYESRSDHMLRVWIKPPTL